One Deltaproteobacteria bacterium genomic region harbors:
- the rffA gene encoding dTDP-4-amino-4,6-dideoxygalactose transaminase — protein sequence MMEPLIPFCKPYLTGKEEIYLKEAVTGREWAGDGPFSRRSTQLLSRLAGKPVYLTSSGTHALELAVMALNLEPGSEVILPSFTFSSTANAVVNVGLKPVFVDIRRDTLNIDETLIEESITRKTRAVIPVHYAGVGCEMGPILETATKYGLKVIEDAAQGIMASYEGKPLGSLGDLGILSFHQTKNITCGEGGAIIVSNPAYVKAVEIHREKGTNRTAFLRNETSKYVWLDRGSSYLLGDLLASFLYAQLLELDQITQSRKERFDYYRSEFESLNGRHLRLPVIPEKCRSNYHLFFVLLESKGIRDRLMDFLRERGIEATFHFHPLHNAPAAEKFSTSQRPLPVTVEAGETLLRLPLYPDLQREEQKRIVDAIKDFFS from the coding sequence CTGATGGAACCCCTCATCCCTTTTTGCAAACCCTATCTGACCGGCAAGGAGGAAATCTATCTCAAAGAGGCCGTAACCGGACGCGAGTGGGCCGGAGACGGCCCCTTTTCACGACGCTCCACTCAACTCTTGAGCCGGCTGGCCGGTAAACCGGTCTATCTCACGTCATCGGGAACCCATGCCCTGGAGCTTGCCGTGATGGCCTTGAATTTGGAACCGGGGAGCGAAGTGATTCTGCCCTCCTTCACTTTTTCCTCCACCGCCAATGCCGTTGTCAACGTGGGGCTCAAACCCGTTTTCGTCGATATCCGCCGGGACACGTTGAACATCGACGAGACCTTGATCGAGGAATCGATCACCCGGAAGACACGGGCCGTCATCCCGGTTCACTATGCCGGCGTTGGCTGTGAAATGGGCCCCATTCTGGAGACGGCGACAAAATACGGGCTTAAGGTCATCGAGGACGCCGCCCAGGGGATCATGGCCTCTTACGAGGGTAAGCCGTTGGGGTCTTTGGGGGATTTGGGGATCCTCAGTTTTCATCAGACCAAAAACATCACCTGCGGCGAGGGAGGAGCGATCATCGTCTCCAACCCGGCTTATGTGAAGGCCGTCGAAATCCACCGTGAAAAAGGAACGAACCGCACCGCTTTTTTAAGGAACGAAACCAGCAAGTATGTGTGGCTCGACCGAGGATCGAGTTACCTGCTGGGGGATCTGCTGGCCTCATTCCTGTACGCCCAGCTTCTGGAACTCGATCAGATCACCCAGTCCAGAAAAGAGAGATTCGATTATTACCGATCGGAGTTTGAATCCTTGAATGGGCGCCATCTCCGCCTTCCCGTCATCCCTGAAAAATGCCGGTCTAATTATCATCTTTTTTTTGTGTTGCTCGAGAGCAAAGGGATTCGGGATCGTTTGATGGATTTCCTTCGGGAACGGGGGATCGAGGCGACCTTCCACTTCCACCCCCTGCATAACGCGCCGGCGGCGGAAAAATTCTCCACGAGTCAACGCCCGCTTCCCGTGACCGTCGAAGCCGGCGAGACCCTTCTCCGTTTGCCCCTGTATCCCGACCTGCAACGCGAAGAACAGAAAAGGATTGTCGATGCGATCAAAGATTTCTTTTCCTAA